One Thermomicrobium sp. 4228-Ro genomic window carries:
- a CDS encoding ImmA/IrrE family metallo-endopeptidase, translated as MSSLPAAGERALAELIERHYAHEAVPVPVHCIAEREGWEIEFRQNLGSILGISGIYRGVKLMWINAQLPSAERRAVIAHELGHWLNGDEHVVRMCRATSFAYYWDARLERDATVAAARLLIPEWAVREYGTVEAIAAACEVPPWLVEIGYRTAL; from the coding sequence GTGTCGTCCTTGCCTGCTGCGGGGGAGCGTGCGCTGGCGGAACTCATCGAGCGCCACTATGCGCACGAAGCAGTTCCGGTGCCGGTGCACTGTATTGCTGAGCGCGAAGGCTGGGAGATCGAGTTTCGGCAGAATCTGGGCAGCATTCTCGGTATCTCGGGAATTTACAGGGGTGTCAAGCTCATGTGGATAAACGCGCAGCTGCCCTCAGCTGAGCGGCGTGCTGTCATCGCGCATGAACTCGGTCACTGGCTCAACGGTGACGAGCACGTGGTGCGCATGTGCCGTGCGACGTCCTTCGCGTACTACTGGGACGCAAGGCTCGAGCGCGACGCTACCGTCGCAGCGGCACGCCTGCTCATTCCCGAATGGGCAGTGCGAGAGTACGGAACCGTAGAGGCAATCGCTGCTGCGTGCGAGGTACCACCGTGGTTGGTCGAAATTGGTTACCGGACGGCTTTATGA
- a CDS encoding helix-turn-helix domain-containing protein codes for MNVEVSGFSKALRRLRLLRGLSQEQLAELTGIHQRTISRMENTTTEGYLPPPHQVVALARALDVPVSELIRAAGYPIECERESELDLPAIVTYAERWLLGPGQEHPDREMVRVFAEFARALARRAAEKPDH; via the coding sequence ATGAACGTGGAGGTGTCGGGGTTCAGTAAGGCATTACGCCGTTTGCGCCTTTTGCGGGGCCTCAGTCAGGAACAGTTGGCCGAACTAACAGGAATTCACCAGCGCACCATCTCGCGCATGGAAAACACGACTACTGAGGGCTACCTGCCTCCACCTCATCAGGTTGTGGCGCTCGCACGCGCCCTGGACGTTCCCGTGTCAGAACTGATCCGCGCTGCGGGTTACCCAATCGAATGCGAACGTGAGTCCGAGCTCGATTTACCTGCTATCGTGACCTACGCGGAGCGTTGGTTGTTGGGACCCGGACAGGAACATCCTGACCGGGAAATGGTGCGAGTGTTCGCGGAGTTTGCGCGCGCACTCGCACGACGAGCCGCCGAAAAACCAGACCATTGA
- a CDS encoding ribbon-helix-helix domain-containing protein: MQKLTTTTHRRPNGSARRTIAAHVDEAAVIGVDRLVERGIFVNRSHAIDAAIALLLRKYAELLGKEVCNSGDSGTQGRGA, translated from the coding sequence GTGCAGAAGCTGACTACGACTACCCACCGACGTCCGAACGGTTCGGCACGGCGAACTATCGCAGCACACGTCGATGAGGCTGCGGTTATCGGCGTCGATCGTCTCGTAGAGCGAGGCATCTTCGTGAATCGGAGTCACGCGATCGATGCCGCGATCGCTCTTCTCCTGCGGAAGTACGCGGAGCTTCTCGGGAAGGAGGTGTGCAACTCCGGCGATTCTGGGACACAAGGAAGGGGAGCTTAA
- a CDS encoding DUF6166 domain-containing protein, which translates to MADGLTCDCPSRAPCHHRARAWCEYMGEWRRLTAIARTHGIEAAVRWVVYDQTGELDATPIRPLRNVKLWRENGHACADIPHYPRHSPTGFEWGYLGSGPADLAYAILAYFYGPAIAEKYYQQFKEEVIAAIPQQAEEYTIDGDEIAWWITCATTPPCPGPWTGFVGGEAPMCSCHSVPDAWLDEAYPFHPEPGIACGVSGCPCRSGEGETS; encoded by the coding sequence ATGGCGGACGGCCTCACCTGCGATTGCCCGAGCCGCGCCCCCTGCCACCACCGGGCGCGGGCGTGGTGCGAATACATGGGCGAGTGGCGTCGGCTGACCGCCATCGCCCGCACCCACGGGATCGAGGCGGCCGTCCGCTGGGTGGTTTACGACCAGACCGGTGAGCTCGACGCGACGCCGATCCGCCCGCTGCGAAACGTCAAGCTCTGGCGGGAGAACGGCCATGCCTGTGCCGACATCCCGCACTACCCTCGCCATAGCCCAACGGGTTTTGAGTGGGGCTACCTTGGATCTGGGCCAGCAGACCTGGCCTACGCAATTCTCGCCTACTTCTACGGGCCGGCCATCGCGGAGAAGTACTACCAGCAATTCAAAGAGGAAGTCATCGCCGCGATCCCACAGCAGGCCGAGGAGTACACGATCGACGGCGACGAGATCGCCTGGTGGATCACCTGCGCGACAACGCCGCCGTGTCCGGGACCCTGGACTGGATTCGTCGGCGGTGAAGCGCCGATGTGTTCGTGCCATAGCGTGCCGGACGCGTGGCTCGACGAAGCTTATCCCTTTCATCCCGAGCCCGGTATCGCCTGTGGCGTGAGCGGCTGCCCCTGCCGGTCTGGGGAGGGGGAAACATCATGA
- a CDS encoding recombinase RecT — translation MTSRGQRVRDALQRLSAQTGVPVDDMLLWLEQHATSDLDRVTNEQLEELRRTVLAWVGGNGTSLKPVAVSPSVPVVPIDKERLRDMLRALILRDATPEQIELVIAICEKYGFDPLLRHIVLISGQIYVTRDGLLHLAHASGQLDGIEVEAERDADGKWVATARVYRKDMQRPFVYSAHQAEHEVPSSKAWQKAPRAMTIKCAEVMALRRAFAVALAGAEEIGYEGEQE, via the coding sequence ATGACCAGCAGAGGACAACGTGTGCGCGATGCGCTGCAGCGCCTGAGTGCCCAAACCGGTGTTCCAGTCGACGACATGTTGCTGTGGCTGGAGCAGCACGCAACGAGCGATCTCGACCGCGTCACGAACGAGCAGCTCGAGGAACTGCGGCGGACCGTCCTGGCGTGGGTGGGCGGCAATGGGACGAGCCTGAAGCCCGTTGCCGTGTCGCCGAGCGTGCCTGTCGTTCCCATCGATAAGGAACGACTGCGCGACATGCTCCGCGCGCTCATCCTCCGGGATGCAACGCCGGAGCAGATCGAGCTGGTGATCGCCATCTGCGAGAAGTACGGTTTCGATCCACTGCTCCGGCACATCGTGCTCATCTCGGGCCAGATCTACGTGACTCGGGACGGCCTCCTTCATCTCGCGCACGCCTCGGGACAGCTCGACGGCATCGAGGTCGAGGCCGAGCGGGACGCGGACGGGAAGTGGGTCGCGACAGCGAGGGTGTACCGGAAGGACATGCAGCGCCCATTCGTCTATTCGGCACACCAGGCAGAGCACGAGGTACCCAGCTCGAAGGCCTGGCAAAAGGCTCCTCGTGCCATGACGATCAAGTGCGCGGAAGTCATGGCTCTGCGGAGAGCATTTGCGGTTGCGCTCGCCGGTGCCGAGGAGATCGGGTACGAGGGAGAGCAGGAATGA
- a CDS encoding helix-turn-helix transcriptional regulator produces the protein MSRPRHMRTERAAEAHAGFHDLLRSYRLRAGLSQVRLAKLAGIDRSFLNRLESGDRCPSRIVVLRLARALGLDERDRAALLFAAGYAPVRAPLDRQAELRSLAEELQRLVMTILVYLDGIDHDES, from the coding sequence ATGAGTCGTCCGCGCCACATGAGAACAGAACGCGCAGCTGAGGCTCATGCGGGTTTTCACGATCTCCTCCGTTCGTACCGACTGCGTGCCGGGCTCTCGCAGGTACGGCTCGCGAAGCTGGCTGGTATTGACCGATCCTTCCTGAATCGCCTCGAGAGTGGAGACCGCTGCCCGAGCCGTATTGTCGTCCTGCGCTTGGCACGGGCGCTGGGATTAGACGAGCGGGATCGAGCAGCCCTCCTCTTCGCGGCTGGCTACGCACCAGTTCGGGCACCACTCGATCGCCAGGCGGAGCTGCGATCGCTGGCTGAGGAACTGCAGCGCCTGGTCATGACAATACTGGTCTATCTCGACGGGATTGACCATGACGAGTCCTGA
- a CDS encoding RusA family crossover junction endodeoxyribonuclease: MGEIVLELPLPPSTNRRYVHRRDGGVTLTDEARAYDVIVYAALGPRRPQVPRGVPVTVSVELVVDHWFRRDLDNVLKQLLDSLSRCCGFDDAYVVRIDARKRVERGNEGVTVRMSWRTDEHADPRDDARLRWR; encoded by the coding sequence ATGGGCGAGATTGTGCTCGAGCTCCCATTACCACCTTCGACGAACCGCCGTTACGTGCATCGGCGCGACGGCGGGGTCACGCTGACTGACGAGGCGCGGGCGTATGACGTCATCGTCTATGCTGCGCTCGGCCCGCGTCGCCCGCAGGTCCCGAGAGGCGTCCCCGTTACGGTGTCCGTGGAGTTGGTTGTCGACCACTGGTTCAGGCGCGACCTGGATAACGTCCTCAAGCAGCTCCTCGACTCGTTGTCGAGGTGCTGCGGATTCGATGATGCATACGTCGTGCGCATCGACGCGAGGAAGCGCGTCGAGCGGGGGAACGAGGGCGTCACGGTGAGGATGTCCTGGAGAACAGACGAGCATGCGGATCCACGGGACGACGCACGTCTGCGATGGCGATGA
- a CDS encoding helix-turn-helix domain-containing protein — protein sequence MLASTERHVLIVLGSTLRRYRRARGLSCRDLSQRAGVALGTISHLENGLHCPTRATLGRLLEALALDEASIAAIWALWAATNWPGPPRELADPTVIKAQINEVASLRFRAWQRGDALTAGILTEELEALWQAYRVAEGRRRASSAMQGEG from the coding sequence ATGCTGGCAAGCACTGAGAGGCATGTCCTTATCGTCTTGGGATCCACGCTGCGGCGCTACCGGCGCGCCCGCGGGTTGAGCTGCCGCGACCTCTCCCAGCGCGCCGGTGTTGCGCTCGGCACCATCTCACACCTCGAGAATGGCCTGCACTGCCCAACGCGGGCGACGCTTGGCCGTCTTCTCGAAGCCCTTGCCCTCGACGAGGCCAGCATCGCCGCCATCTGGGCCCTCTGGGCAGCGACCAACTGGCCAGGACCTCCGCGGGAGCTTGCCGATCCAACCGTGATCAAGGCTCAGATCAATGAGGTCGCCAGCCTGCGGTTCCGTGCCTGGCAACGCGGTGACGCTCTCACCGCCGGCATCCTTACCGAGGAACTCGAGGCGTTGTGGCAGGCCTACCGGGTAGCGGAGGGACGGCGAAGAGCAAGTTCTGCCATGCAAGGTGAGGGGTAA
- a CDS encoding helix-turn-helix domain-containing protein: MAGRPPRVSDDAIAKALEKHYGVLAHAARELGMRVDTLHRRIARSPTLQAALHEKRRSLAVKAFEKLQEHLDRGEPWAIQYVLKRVGSYVALGPPAVQVPRASDPRNVLERLDQLEHELAGYPVSVRDVLALLEFRRAAVADILRTGDIPDLDTLVTEVTHAIETAIPDPELRTRVAQALAQGLQRATGREAGA; the protein is encoded by the coding sequence ATGGCCGGACGACCGCCGCGCGTGAGTGACGATGCCATTGCGAAGGCCCTCGAAAAACACTACGGTGTGCTGGCGCACGCTGCCCGGGAGCTTGGGATGCGCGTTGACACGCTGCACCGGCGCATTGCGCGCTCGCCCACTTTGCAGGCCGCACTGCACGAAAAACGTCGCTCGCTTGCCGTCAAGGCCTTTGAGAAGTTACAGGAGCACCTGGACCGTGGTGAACCATGGGCGATCCAGTATGTCCTGAAGCGTGTGGGTTCGTATGTTGCGCTCGGACCACCCGCCGTGCAGGTCCCGCGGGCGAGCGATCCGCGGAATGTCCTGGAGCGGCTCGACCAGCTTGAACACGAACTCGCCGGGTACCCGGTCTCGGTTCGTGATGTCCTCGCACTGCTCGAATTCCGGCGTGCCGCGGTCGCGGATATCCTGCGCACTGGTGATATCCCCGACCTCGACACGCTGGTCACGGAGGTTACACATGCCATCGAGACGGCCATCCCTGACCCTGAACTCCGCACCCGTGTCGCACAGGCGCTGGCTCAGGGCCTTCAGCGAGCAACTGGCCGGGAGGCTGGTGCCTGA
- the terL gene encoding phage terminase large subunit, which yields MPELRTPSFSAWLIQRWPGSPWEHARHLQYVAQMLGTLPPGGRLILNMPPRHAKTQTVTVRYVAWRMIRWPSLRVIIATHTQTLAEALSRQVRRIVREAGVALDPEHNRVTDWRTRSGGGLRAAGVGAAIAGFGAGLIVVDDPHRNREAADSLRQRDQLWEWWNDDLLTRREPGCQVLVVMTRYHPDDLVGRILASDPTGWYQIRLPARADSPDDPLGRAIGDPLWPEVFGDAELRRIEQQVDPRTWSALYQQLPRLAESVTILPEWFPLYRPNQKPPSVGRWISWDTSEGTEAGAYSVGWVADVGIDGALYVVDRVRVRLPFTELVQTMFHLAQCHVRDGLREVLVERASTGGAAYDVLRRELARVGIPVEVVGVRPASSKIVRAEAASLPIRQGLVRLPEGAPWLDEFFRELAAFPHGAYADQVDALTQLVTYLAHFLVPHYDASVEIEYVRLRGESA from the coding sequence GTGCCTGAACTGCGCACGCCCTCGTTCTCAGCCTGGCTTATCCAGCGCTGGCCTGGGAGTCCATGGGAGCATGCCCGCCATCTGCAGTATGTCGCCCAGATGCTGGGCACGCTCCCGCCCGGCGGCCGCCTGATCCTGAACATGCCCCCGCGCCATGCCAAGACCCAGACGGTCACGGTTCGCTACGTGGCCTGGCGCATGATCCGCTGGCCCTCACTGCGTGTGATCATCGCGACACACACCCAGACCCTGGCCGAGGCACTGTCCCGGCAGGTACGCCGGATCGTCCGCGAGGCTGGCGTCGCGCTCGACCCTGAACACAACCGCGTGACCGATTGGCGTACCCGGTCAGGCGGTGGGCTCCGGGCTGCCGGGGTCGGCGCGGCGATCGCTGGTTTCGGTGCCGGCCTCATCGTCGTCGACGACCCGCACCGGAATCGCGAGGCCGCCGACTCGCTTCGGCAGCGGGACCAGCTCTGGGAGTGGTGGAATGACGACCTGCTCACCCGTCGCGAGCCGGGCTGCCAGGTGCTCGTCGTCATGACCCGCTACCACCCCGACGACCTCGTGGGCCGGATTCTGGCCAGTGACCCCACCGGCTGGTACCAGATCCGCCTCCCCGCACGCGCCGATTCCCCCGACGACCCGCTCGGCCGCGCCATCGGCGATCCCCTCTGGCCCGAGGTGTTCGGCGACGCGGAACTACGTCGCATCGAGCAGCAGGTCGACCCCCGCACCTGGTCTGCCCTCTACCAACAGTTGCCGCGCCTTGCTGAGAGCGTGACGATCCTGCCCGAATGGTTCCCGCTCTATAGGCCGAACCAGAAACCGCCGTCCGTCGGCCGGTGGATCTCGTGGGACACGTCCGAGGGGACGGAGGCCGGCGCCTACTCGGTCGGTTGGGTCGCGGACGTGGGGATCGACGGGGCTCTCTACGTCGTCGACCGCGTGCGCGTGCGTCTACCGTTCACCGAGCTGGTGCAAACGATGTTCCACCTGGCCCAGTGCCACGTCCGAGATGGCCTCCGCGAGGTGCTGGTCGAGCGGGCATCGACCGGTGGTGCAGCCTACGATGTGCTCCGCAGGGAACTCGCTCGTGTCGGTATTCCCGTCGAGGTCGTGGGGGTCCGGCCTGCGTCGTCGAAAATCGTCCGAGCCGAAGCGGCGTCGCTGCCTATCCGCCAGGGACTCGTGCGGTTACCGGAAGGCGCGCCGTGGCTCGACGAGTTTTTCCGGGAGCTCGCCGCGTTCCCTCACGGGGCGTACGCCGACCAGGTAGACGCGTTGACCCAGCTCGTCACGTACCTCGCGCACTTTCTCGTTCCACACTACGACGCGTCCGTTGAAATCGAGTATGTGCGACTGCGAGGAGAAAGCGCATGA
- a CDS encoding phage portal protein, with the protein MSIIARLFGWNPFLPWSRARTTPGDPREIYPVLEAYYHNNDLYAALEELRVRQRVPARPIRNPAHAVVEFYAATLFGETDVDASDTIVRDTARQVLEWSNWASLRQRIARWLALYGDLWIKVATRQDSSGAVRRVFLQVIPPHQVRNFAEDERGFLTEVLIEAPADDPDYLLVEHWDKPRGVVTWQLVRRDRHDEPGPIIRQSSVIELGFDFIPVVHLRFRDIGEPRGLGAFTHALDLIDEANRIATRLHDLAFRFNRPDLVLSAVDGRDSMGRPLPPPEFVRRQQQESAYELGDERVIALPPGYQIQHVVPPIDWGSYLALLDAHLGSIERYTLPELMYYRLTEQGAASGRALRIILAPALARVAEARVGLDGGIARALDMALTIGSLHGLWTLQPWELGRPRVSFTDRPLLPEDDFLSIELEQERAALANALRQVGLPYTEILLRLGYKEVDVARLVQERLDEQEAERERMGNLIAAGWVPGGE; encoded by the coding sequence ATGAGCATCATCGCGAGACTGTTCGGCTGGAACCCATTTCTGCCCTGGTCACGCGCCCGTACGACCCCGGGTGACCCGCGCGAGATTTACCCGGTACTGGAGGCCTACTACCACAACAACGACCTCTATGCCGCGCTGGAGGAGCTCCGGGTTCGCCAGCGGGTGCCGGCGCGGCCGATCCGGAATCCGGCCCATGCCGTCGTCGAGTTTTACGCGGCGACGCTCTTCGGCGAGACGGACGTCGACGCCAGCGACACCATCGTGCGCGATACGGCACGACAGGTGCTCGAGTGGTCGAACTGGGCGTCACTCCGGCAACGGATCGCGCGCTGGTTGGCACTGTACGGGGATCTCTGGATCAAGGTCGCGACGCGCCAGGACTCGAGCGGTGCGGTGCGGCGCGTATTCCTCCAGGTTATTCCCCCGCACCAGGTCCGCAATTTCGCTGAGGACGAGCGCGGGTTCCTCACCGAGGTGCTGATCGAGGCACCGGCCGATGATCCGGACTACCTCCTCGTTGAGCACTGGGACAAGCCGCGGGGCGTGGTCACCTGGCAACTCGTCCGACGCGACCGCCACGATGAGCCCGGTCCCATCATCCGCCAGTCGTCCGTGATCGAGCTCGGCTTCGATTTCATCCCCGTCGTGCACCTCCGGTTCCGCGACATTGGGGAACCGCGCGGGCTCGGTGCCTTCACGCATGCGCTCGACCTCATCGATGAGGCGAACCGTATCGCGACGCGCCTGCACGACCTCGCGTTCCGTTTCAACCGTCCCGACCTCGTGCTGAGTGCTGTGGACGGGCGTGACTCGATGGGGCGGCCGCTTCCCCCGCCGGAATTCGTCCGCCGACAGCAGCAGGAATCCGCGTACGAGCTCGGTGACGAGCGGGTGATCGCTCTGCCGCCGGGCTACCAGATCCAGCACGTCGTTCCACCGATCGACTGGGGAAGCTACCTTGCGCTGCTCGACGCGCACCTCGGCTCGATCGAGCGCTACACGTTACCGGAGCTGATGTACTACCGCCTCACGGAGCAGGGGGCGGCCTCCGGCCGTGCCCTGCGCATCATCTTAGCTCCAGCACTGGCGCGAGTGGCGGAGGCACGGGTGGGGCTGGACGGGGGGATCGCTCGCGCCCTCGACATGGCACTCACGATTGGCTCATTGCACGGGCTGTGGACTCTCCAGCCGTGGGAACTCGGCCGGCCGCGCGTTTCGTTCACCGATCGGCCGCTCCTCCCCGAGGACGATTTCCTCTCCATCGAGCTCGAGCAGGAGCGTGCCGCGCTCGCGAACGCGCTCCGGCAAGTCGGCCTCCCGTACACGGAAATCCTGCTCCGGCTCGGGTACAAGGAGGTCGACGTCGCGCGCCTCGTGCAGGAGCGCCTCGACGAGCAGGAGGCCGAGCGGGAGCGGATGGGGAACCTGATCGCTGCGGGATGGGTGCCCGGTGGCGAGTGA